In Akkermansia muciniphila ATCC BAA-835, the genomic stretch CCCCCCGCGCCCTGAACGGCCTTCAACTGGAAAACGGGGGCACCGTTTCCAAGGTGGCCGCCGCCGTGGACGGCTCAGAAAAGGCCATTCATGCGGCCTTGGAAACAGGTGCGGACCTGCTCCTTCTTCACCACGGCATTTTCTGGCAGCCCATGCAGCCCATTACCGGCATCGCCTACCGGAAGCTGAAAGCCGCCATGGACGGGAACCTGGCGATTTACGCCGCCCACCTTCCTCTGGACGTCCACCCCGCATACGGCAACAATGCCCTGCTGGCGAAGGCCTGCGGCCTCCGGCCATGTTCCCATGATGGGCTGGACTACCACGGCGTTTCCCTCGGTACGCACGGAGAATTTCCAGGTACATGCGCGGAATTGGAGCAAAAACTGGAAACCGTCCTCGGCGCGCCCGTGCAGGCCTTCTGGAAAGATTCCCCGGAGGCTCCGGCCGGAGATATCTTCATCTGTACCGGAGGCGCGGGAGACGATCTTGCCCAGGCAGCGGCCCTCGGCTGCCGCACCTACGTGACCGGGGAAGGCTCCCACTGGAACATCCCCCTGGCCCAGGAACTGGGCGTCAATCTGGTCTTCGGCGGCCACTACTTTACGGAGACGTTCGGCGTAAAGGCCCTGGGGCTTCTTCTCAAGGATGTTTACGGGCTGGATTATACCTTTATTGACCTGCCGCCCTCCGCCTACAGCCATTGACCAAACGCCACGGAACATGAATCTGACTACGGACGACGCCGACGGGAAAATCCGCCTGGATCAATACCTTGCCGCCCACCTTCCGGAGCTTTCCCGCTCCAGGATCCAGAGCCTGATCAAAAGCGGTGACGTGTTGGTCAACGGCTCTCCCGCCAAGCCTAAAAACCCCGTCTCCCGCGGTGATTCCATCACCGTCCGCATTCCGGAACCGGAACCGGCGGAAGCCCAGCCTCAGGATATCCCCCTGGACATCCTGTATGAAGATGAAGACGTGGTAGTCATCAACAAGGAAAGCGGCATGGTCGTGCATCCCGCGGCCGGCAACCCGGACGGCACCATCGTAAACGCCCTGCTCCACCACTGCGGGGACCTCTCCGGCATCGGCGGAGTGGAACGCCCGGGCATCGTCCACCGCCTGGACAAGGACACCTCCGGCTGCCTGGTCATCGCAAAAAATGACGGCGCCCACCAGTCCCTGACGGCGCAGTTCGCGGCCCGAAGCACGGAAAAGCGTTATCTGGCCGTCGTCCAGGGTATTCCTTCCCAAAGTTCCGGCACGGTCTTCACCCATATCGGCCGCCATCCCGTCAATCGCCTGAAAATGGCAGTAGTCAATCCCGGTTCCGGGAAAGCCGCCATTACGGACTACGATTTGCTCTGCGCAGACCCGTCCACGGACTCCTCCCTGGTTCTGTGCACGCTGCACACGGGCAGAACCCACCAGATACGCGTGCACATGCTCTATCTGGGCCATCCGCTCATCGGGGATCCCATTTACGCCAAACCCGCCCGGCAAAAGGCAAAACCCGGCAGGCTCATGCTCCACGCGTGGCGGCTGGGCTTCGACCACCCGCGCACGGGAAAGCGCATGGATTTCGAAGCGCCCGTCCCGCCGGAATACACGCCGTGGCTCCAGCTCTTCCCCAACGGGCTTTACGGGGCCATCCCGGAGCTGCGCCCGGTACAGGAAGACGGAGGACGGAACTAAACCTCCCCGCCATTTCCCGGCAGCGGAAGCCGCTTCAACGGACAGAATACGGGAAAGCGCCATATTCAAATCCCAGAGCCGGCCCGGCCTTCGTCAGCAATCCGCCGTCATCCGGCGCCCCCATCCTTGCGGACAAAGATGCGGCAATAGACCCGTCGTTCACCTTCTTACGCCCCCTTTCCGGCAGGAGCGTCTACGGTCACAGTCAGCCGGGAACAATATTCTTTTCATCAATCAAGGAGAAATGAACCTGCCCGGCATCTTCCGCGCATGCAAGAAGAATCCGCGGCGGAGACCTCCCCTTTAATCTTGATTTGCCCCCCCGGAACCGCTACCCTGACACGGCTTTAACCACACAGCTTTCACAGAGACATGGAGACCACGCACCACGGGGAGGACGCCTCTCCGGACAATCCCCCCAGGCAGCAAAAAAGCGGAAACACGGATGAACAGACCATCGCCCTGACAAAGGCGCGTCTGGCCATTGACGAGGTGGACGCCCGGATTGTAGAGCTGTTAAAAAAACGCGCCGAATGGGTGCATGAAGTCGGCCGCATTAAAAAGGAAAAAAATTCCCCCATCTTCGTTCCCGAACGGGAAACGGCCCTGCTCAACAAATTGAACCGCCTGAATGCGGGCGTGCTGCCGGAAGCCTCCCTCCAGGCTATTTACCGTGAAATCATTTCCTGCTCCTTCTTTCTGGAAGGCGGCCTGACCATTGCCTACCTGGGCCCCAAAGGAACCTGGAGCCACCAGGCGGCCCTCAAGCAGTTCGGAAAAAGTTGCGAACTCATTCCGTGCCAGAGCTTCAAGGACGTATTTGACATGGTGGACCGGGGGAAGGCCCAGTACGGCGTAGTTCCCGTGGAAAACTCTTCGGAAGGTTCCGTCACCGCCGTGATGGATCTTTTCGTCACCTCTCCCCTCAAAATCTGCGCCCAAATCAATCTGAACATCCGCAACAGCCTGATGGCGGATATTCCGCGGGAACACATCCGCATCCTGTATTCCCACCCCCAGGTTCTCGGCCAGACGCGGAACTGGATCCAGCGGCATTTCCCAAACGCGGAACTCGTGGAAACGTCCTCCACCACGAAAGCCAGCATTCTTGCCAAGGAGAACGCCGCCATGGGCGCGGCATCCCTCGGCTGTCCGCTGGCCGCGGAATTGTTCGGCCTGAACATCCTGGAAGAAGACGTGCAGGACCAGTCCTGCAACACCACCCGTTTTGCCGTCATCGGACGCCAGGAAACGCAGCCCAGCGGCAGGGACCGCACCTCCCTGCTCATCCGCATCCAGCATAAACCCGGCACCCTGGCGGAAGTAGTCAACTGCTTCCAGCGGCACAACAATAACCTGATACGCATTGAATCCCGCCCGTCCAAAGTCATCAACTGGGAATACGTCTTTTACATAGATGCCGCCGGCCACATTCAGGAATCCCCCTTACGGGAAACCCTTCCGGAGCTGGAGCAGCACTGCTCCATGCTGAAGATTCTGGGCAGCTACGCGGATACGGACGTCATTTAAGCAGGTTCAGCCTTCCCCCCCAGCCTCACACCATTCTGAACAACCATGAACATAGCCACGATTGCCGCCCTGGCCGTCACTCTGGGACTTCCCGCCCCGGCCCAGCAGTCCGCCACTAAAATCATTACGGAAAACGGACAGCCTGCGCTGGCCCTGGACGAACAGTTCGCAGCCCGGCTGCGCGACGGCGGAATGAAGCAGGGCTCCCCGGCCACCGTTCCCGCGGAATTTTCGGCAGCAGCGCCCGGCCTCCCCCTCCCTGCGGATGCCAACCATGCCGCTGTCAGGGAAACGGCGGGGGAACGCAATCGGCGCATGGAATGGTGGAGGGATGCCAAATTCGGCATGTTCATCCATTACGGCCTGTATTCCGGATTGGCCGGGGAATGGAAAGGCAGGCCCGGAGGTTCCGAATGGATTCAAAAAAACGTGGAAGTGGATACGGATACCTACGCCGCGGAAGCTCTGCCCCTGTTCAAGCCCAGGGAAGGCCTGACGGAAGAATGGGCCCAGCTCGCCCGGGATGCAGGCTGCCAATATGTAGTGCTCACCAGCAAGCACCATGAAGGCTTCGGCCTGTTTGACAGCGCCTTGACGGATTACGACGCCAAAAGCGCCGTGAACCGGGATATCATCCGCGAATATGTGGACTCCTGCCGCAAGCGCGGCCTGAAAGTGGGCCTCTACCACTCCGTTATTGACTGGCATCACCCGTCCTATGACAACACCATCTGCCCGGACCTCTGCTACCCTGCGGGACAGGCGGCAATGCTTAACAGGAAAAACATTCCCCGCGACCACGCCGCCTACCAGAAATACCTGCACGCCCAGGTCCGGGAGCTGATGACCCGTTACGCGCCCATCGACATCATGTGGTGGGATTACTCCCAGGGAGCCATGGAGGGGGCCAAAGGCTGGAAGGCGCCGGAACTGATGGACATGGTGCGCTCCATCAATCCCGGCGTCATCATGAACAACCGCCTGTACGCTTATTCCGGCCTGAACAAAAACCAGGCCGGCACGCTGGACCTGCGCTGCGGGGACTATATTACCCCGGAACGCTTCATCCCCCGGCGCGGATATCCCGGCGTGGACTGGGAATCCTGCATGACGGTAAGCGACAAATGGGGCTACAACCGCTACGACACCAACATCAAATCTCCGGAAACCATCATTGAAAAACTGGTGGAATGCGTTACCAAGGGAGGCAATCTTCTGCTGAACGTCAATCCCATGGCGGACGGCACCATTCCGGAAAAAGTGGCCGCCACCATGCGCGGCGTAGGCCGATGGCTCAACATCAACGGTGAAGCCGTGTACGGAACACGGGCATTCATGCAGCTGGACCAGCCTGCCACCATCAATCGGCAGGGGGATATCTTCATCTTCCTGATTCCCCCGCCGGACAAGGAGCCGGCCCAGCCGCCCAGTGAAGGAACCATGAAAGAATTGACGGCGGGAGCGGAACACGCCCGCATGCAGCCGCTGGATGCCACCGGCTACGAAAATGACGGGGGAACAGCCGTCACCCTGCCCGCCGGCTATTCCAAAGCATTGCTTCTGGGAGACAACACCGCCCTTCCCGTCGTCAACGGAACGGTCCTGTTCAAGGCTCATGAACATTCCAAAACTCCCTGTTCCGTCATCAAACTGAGCAAATAGCCATTTTCCCCACTCATTTTTCCTATGGAGGAAGACCTTTTTTCCCTGGCAGCCGGCAAACAGCCTTCACAGCAGGCAACAAATGAAACGGCACCCCGGGCCGGGGAGGCGCGGGAAAATGCCGGCACCGACCACCCCGGAAACGCGGAGGACCCCGCTCACCGCCGCATAGACTATTTGCGTTCCGAACTGCGCCGCCACAACCGTCTGTATTACGAACAGGCGGAACCGGAGATTTCCGACGCGGAATATGACGCCCTGTTCCTGGAGCTGGAAAAATTGGAAAAAGCCCATCCCGAACTGTCGGATCCGGACTCCCCCACGCGCCGCGTAGGCGGCGCCCCTCTCCAGGGCTTCAACCAGATCAGACATGCGGTGCCCATGTTGTCTATTGACGACATTTTTGAGCAGCGGGACGCCCCCGTACCGGATGAAGAACTGGCGGAATTCTACCATAAGCTGTCCAGGGCGCTGCAAACGGAGAACGTGCCCGTCTCCGTTGAGCCCAAGATTGACGGAGTGGCCCTTTCCATCATGTACCGCAATGGGAAGCTGGCTTATGCGGCCACGCGCGGAGACGGAGACGTGGGGGACGACGTAACGGCCAACGTCCGCACCATCCGCAGCGTCCCCCTCACCCTCCCCCCCGGCGCGCCGCCCGTGCTGGAAGTGCGCGGGGAAGTCTTCATGCCCAATGAAGCCTTTGCCAAACTGAATGAAGAACGGGACGCCGACGGGCTCCCCGCATTCGCCAACCCGCGCAACGCCACCGCCGGAACCCTCAAGCAGCTGGACCCTCGGCAAGTGGCCGCCCGGCCGCTGGCCTTCCTGGCCCACGGATTGGGCGCGTATGAAGGCCCGGAACTCAGGGACGCAAAAGACTTCTGGAACATGCTCCGCCATTGCGGCATCCCCTGCAATGAGCCGGTGTATTACACGGACAGCCTGGAATCCACCCGCCAGGCCGTGCGGGATATTGACAGGCTCCGCCATACGCTCCCCTACGGCACGGACGGAGCCGTTATTAAAATCAGCTCCACGGCTACGCGGGAAGCGCTGGGAGCTACGGCTCGCGCGCCCCGCTGGGCGGCGGCGTATAAATTCCCCCCGGAACAGAAGGAAACCACCCTGCTGAATATTGTCGTGCAGGTAGGACGCACCGGGGTGCTGACACCTGTGGCGGAATTGCAGCCTGTGCTGCTGTCCGGTTCTACGGTAGCCCGGGCCACCCTCCACAACCAGGATGAAATCGACCGGAAGGACGTTCGCATAGGCGATACGGTGCTGGTGGAAAAGGCGGGGGAAATCATCCCGGCCGTTCTGAAAGTGAACCTTTCCAAACGCCCGCAGGACGCCAGGCCCTACAGCATCCTGGAAGCCACGAAAGGGCTGTGCCCCGCCTGCGGCAACCCCATCATGAAGGAAGAAGGGAAAGTAGCCTGGCGCTGCACCAACTTCACCTGCCCCGCGCAGGCCGTCACGGGCATCACCCATTTCTGTTCCCGGTCCGCTCTGGATGTGGAAAGCATCGGCTCTTCCGTGGCGGAAGCGCTGAGAAGCTCCGGACTGGCGTCCTCCGCGCTGGACCTTTTCTCCCTGATGCCGGACCAGCTCGCCAACCTGAACCTGGGCACGCCGGAAGAACCGCGCCGTTACGGGGAAAAGAATGCCCGGAAAGCGCTGGACGCCCTGCAAAACGCGCGAGGGCTTCCTCTGGAGCGCTGGCTCATCGCCTTCGGCATTCCCCTGGTGGGGGAAGTTGTCGCCAAGGCGCTGGCGGACACGCATCCCGACCTGAAGCATGTGGCGGATTCTCCCTACCTCCGGGACATCGTCCGCCTGGATGAACTGGTGGAACAGGCCGCCAAAACCAACCCCAACACCCGCGAAAACAAAAAGGCGGTGAAGGAAGGCGCGCTTTCCGCAGAGGCGGTACAGGAGCGCCACCAGGAACTGATGGAGGAAATCGACCGCCTGACCGCTCCCTATCTGGCAACGGGCTACCTGCGTAAAAACACGGCCAAATTCAGCTATGGCTCCGAAATCGGCGTGGCGGCGGCCAAATCCCTCCGGAGCTTTTTCGCCTCCGCAGCAGGGAACCATACCATGGACGTCCTGCACAGACTGGGCATCAATCCCCAATCCCAATCTTACCGGGCCAGCCTTCTCGAAATCCCGGCGGGCTCCCTGTCCGGCAAAACCTTCGTCATCACAGGAACGCTCAGCCATCCGCGGGATTACTTTGAACAGCTTATCGCCTCCCACGGGGGAAAAGCCACCGGAGCCATCTCCAAATCCACCTCCTGCCTCCTGGCAGGCAACGGAGGAGGCTCCAAGCGGGACAAGGCCCTCAAACTGGGCGTGCCCGTCATTTCCGAGGAAGACTTCTACAAAATGATCGGGAATTAATTGCCGCAAAACAGCGGAAACGGGAAGCAGGAACTGAAACGCACGCATCATGCGCCCGGCTGCCCGTATCTTCGTATTCCCTTCGCTTTTTTCCGTGCGCCGTTTTCCGGAAATTTCATTCCCGAATCCAGCAAAAAAGCTTGCTACGGGCAGCCATCTGTCCCCTAATAAACCGGTATGCTGAACCTGCCCAATGCCATTACCCTGACGCGTATTGCCCTGGTAGTCGTCTTTACGGCAGCAGTCAGCGTCGCGGACCGGTATTCCTGGGGATACCTGGCTGCGCTGGTCACGTTCATTCTGGCTGCCTGCACGGACTGGCTGGACGGCTACCTGGCCCGCCGCCTGAATCAGGTCACCACCTTCGGCAAGCTGATTGACCCCCTGGCGGATAAAATAGCCGTCTCCGCTGCCTTCATTTACCTGACGGGCGAAGGGCTCTGCCCCGCCTGGATTACCATTCTCATCATCAGCAGGGAATTCTTGGTCACCGGACTGCGCCAGATTGCGCAGGATCATGGCGTCATCATCCCTGCGGGAACGTCCGGCAAATGGAAAACCGCCTTCCAGCTGGCCTTCTGCATCGCCTGCCTGCTGGCCCTGACATGGACGCATACGCCGGAATACCTGCCTTCCATCACGGACCGGCTGGCCGCGCTCTGCCTGTGGCACGGTTCCGGCGCTTCCAACTTGCTGTACCAGGTTACACTGTGGGGTTCCGTCATCCTGACCGTTTATTCCGGAGCCGTTTACTGCGCGGGCGCCCGCAAATTCCTGCAGCGTTGAAAATTGCCTTTTCCCCCATCCGTCCGGAGACAGAGGCAACATTGTTCATTCTCCGGGACATTTCATATACCGGGAGCATGATTTCATTCCGCCGGGTTCCTGTATGAAAGAATGCATGCGGAATCTTCCGCTGTCGCCCTTCCTGCACATGCTGAAGCCTTGGAACGTTCAAGCTGTCCATCCTCTCTTCCGGAAGATGAACGCCTCCACGGCTCTCAAGCCCGCCTTACCTGTCCTTGACATTGCGTTCCGCAAAAACATTTAAAGGATCATCATGTTTGCCCGAAGGTTTGGCATTAATATAATGCCCCCTCTTTTCCACGCCATCCCACAGCGTTTCCAAATCCATAAGAAAGCCGTTCCTATCGTATCTCCCCAAAGCAACAGCTATGCTGTATACTGAATTAAAAACAAGCCTGTCATTATTTCTCGGATAAGCAAAAACATCTTTAGACCCCCTGTTTTTGGGAACTGTGGCAAAAAACAGGAATGAGCCTTCTTCGGAATTTCTGATTGTTATTTTTCCATTTTCATCAACCAAAATTTTTAAAGTATAGAAAATTCCTTTCTTCGTATCGTGAGCACATAAATGCAGCCATTCCTCTCTATTCATTCTGTCTATGACGAACCTGCCGTCATCAGATGAATTCACGCAAGCTTCCAACCGGTACAAATAATCGTTGCTGTCTTCCGTATACCAAGCTTTATAGTTTTCAGCATTGCGCTTTTTCTTATTAATCAGAATACCGAATTCCACCATCTTTTCCTTATTTTTTGCATACAGAGTATCTTGCTGTTTAAGTCGGATAAGATCTCCTTCTATGACAAAATTTATTTTCTGATCCACCCATTCCCAACGAGGTTCATTACCATAGGAAGGAGTAAATAAATGTTTTCCCGTAAAAAGATTTACGCGCTCAGAAATTCGTTTTTTCCTACCGTGAACGCTTTTTAAATATTTCATATTGAACAAACCATCTTCCTTAATAAAATCTTTCGGATACCCGAATTCATGTTTTTTCATTTCTTCATAAAGAGCATCAATCAGATTCTGGTAATATTCCACACCTTCTTCTCCATCAAGGCGTTTTTGTTTCGCTTCAGCAAGAAATCCGACAAATGGATGCTCCTTGCCATTCCTGCCGGAATCCGGAAAGCCAGCTTCCCCGCCCCGGTTTTCCTCCCGCGTCAGATGCTCCAATAACCGCTGATCAGCTTCTGAAAGTTTTTCCAGTAAAATGGTTTTTATTTTTCCACCATTTGCAAGCAACCGGATTTTGTTGCCATCTCTTCCCTCATACGCTGCCTTTAATTGATGGCCTGTCACCGCCGTCCAAATCCGGGGTTTGCTCAAATCCATCCCCTCTTCCGGCTGAAGCCCCGCAAAAAGAGGGCTGCCGCAACATACGGACAACACGACAAGAAAAATGCCAATTCCATTCTTTACCTTTGTTTTAAGGGACATAACTAATTCAACATCGTCTATTCAAAGGAAAGTATACGGATGAGGAATCCGCTGATTGGGACATGCGGCCTCTAACATGTCGGCCGGCTCCCTGATGCAGATAAAACCTGTACCGGAACAGGAAAAGAGCCTCTTGGGTATTCCTCCCCTAAATTGTCCGCCAGAAATTAATCAGTCATTCATATTCAGAATTTAGGGTTGACGGCGGATTCCTCACCCGCTTCATCCGGTAATTTATTCATATTCAATTTCTATAAAAAAATCATGACAAGAACTGTTTTTGAAGCGGAGATACGGAATACTAACAGGACAAACGTTTTTATTTTCCTTGACAGGAGATTTTCGCCGTGTTTTGATAAGTTCGTTCCCGCTGAATGGTGTTTGGTTGTTGATTGTTGATAGTCATTTGCGGTTGGCGGAATACGGGCGTCTCCGTATTGATCTTTTCAGTATCGCTCCTGCGGACTTTTTTGTTCCGTTATTGCCGTGATTCCGTCAGTTCATTGCAGCCGAGGCGCATTCACAGACACATCCACAGACATGGTATCAACTACATTCAGGGAGCTTGGCTTGTCGGCTCCCATTCTCCGCCAACTGGAGAATCTGGAGTACAAGACCCCCACTCCCATCCAGGCAGCCTGCATCCCCCTGTTGCTGCAGAACAAGGACCTGATGGGGCTGGCGCAAACCGGAACCGGAAAAACGGCCGCGTTCGCCCTGCCCCTTATTCAACAGCTTTCAGAACGTTCCGGAAAGCCGCCGGGCCGCCGGGTAAGGGCGCTTATTCTGAGTCCCACCCGGGAACTGGCTGCGCAAATTCATGAAAATATCCGCGCCTACGCCAGAGGGCTGCATCTGTCCACCGCCGTCATTTTCGGAGGCGTGGGGTATGCTTCCCAGTTCAAGGAACTGGCCGGAGGCCTGGATATTCTGGTAGCCACGCCCGGCAGACTGATCGACCATCTGGAACGCCGGACCGTCAGTCTGGACGGCGTGGAAACCCTGATTCTGGATGAGGCGGACCATATGCTGGATATGGGATTCGCCCCAGCCCTGAAAAAAATCGTCTCCAAAATCCCGAGGAAACGCCACACGCAGATGTTTTCCGCCACCATGCCGGACAATATCCGGCAACTGGCCCAGACCCTGCTTCAGAAACCGGAAACGGTGAGAGTCTCCCCTCCCTCCTCCACGGCGGACAGGGTAGAACAGTTCCTTTGCATGGTCGGCTCCCAGTCGGAAAAAAGGCTCCTTACCCTGGAACTGCTGAAACAGCAGGAGCTCCCTGGCCGCACGCTTATCTTTACCCGGACCAGGCATGGAGCAGACCGCCTGGCCTCCTTCCTGTCCGGAAAGGATTATCCGGCTTCCGCCATTCACGGGGACAAAAGCCAGGGCAGGCGCGAACGCATGCTCCGTGAATTCCGTTCCGGGAAAACGCCTGTCCTCGTCGCCACGGACATCGCCGCCCGCGGCATTGACGTAAAAGACGTGCGGCTTGTCATCAATTATGATTTGCCGGAAGAACCGGAGGTCTATGTGCACCGCATCGGCCGCACGGCGCGCGCCGGAGCCGCCGGGCAAGCCATCGCTCTCTGTTCCCCGGAGGAAATCAGGAAAGCCAGGAATGTGCACAAGCTGTTGGGACGCCTCCTTCCCGTACACGCTTCCAGCGCCTCCGTCCCGGCTGAATTGCGCGCAGTCCCAGAAGCGCGCAGGAAAAGGAGCAGCCCCATGCAGGAAAAACGTTCCGCTCCCCGCAGGGAGCCGCGGAAAGGGTACGGAAGGAACGGCAGCCGTGCGGAAGCATGATTTTAATCATTCAAAAAACTTTTGAACGGAATTGAAGTCAGCGCGGTCTCACTTGCTGCAAACGGTTCTCCTAATCGTTCCAGCCGGGAAGCTTCAACCGGAGTTTCAATCATGAAAATAACCTCGTTCATCATCAGGACACTATGCGCGGGCACCGTCGGTTCCCTCGCCTGCCAGGCCGCCATGC encodes the following:
- a CDS encoding Nif3-like dinuclear metal center hexameric protein translates to MSKIELHTAISFLDGILSVNSIPDAPRALNGLQLENGGTVSKVAAAVDGSEKAIHAALETGADLLLLHHGIFWQPMQPITGIAYRKLKAAMDGNLAIYAAHLPLDVHPAYGNNALLAKACGLRPCSHDGLDYHGVSLGTHGEFPGTCAELEQKLETVLGAPVQAFWKDSPEAPAGDIFICTGGAGDDLAQAAALGCRTYVTGEGSHWNIPLAQELGVNLVFGGHYFTETFGVKALGLLLKDVYGLDYTFIDLPPSAYSH
- a CDS encoding RluA family pseudouridine synthase produces the protein MNLTTDDADGKIRLDQYLAAHLPELSRSRIQSLIKSGDVLVNGSPAKPKNPVSRGDSITVRIPEPEPAEAQPQDIPLDILYEDEDVVVINKESGMVVHPAAGNPDGTIVNALLHHCGDLSGIGGVERPGIVHRLDKDTSGCLVIAKNDGAHQSLTAQFAARSTEKRYLAVVQGIPSQSSGTVFTHIGRHPVNRLKMAVVNPGSGKAAITDYDLLCADPSTDSSLVLCTLHTGRTHQIRVHMLYLGHPLIGDPIYAKPARQKAKPGRLMLHAWRLGFDHPRTGKRMDFEAPVPPEYTPWLQLFPNGLYGAIPELRPVQEDGGRN
- the pheA gene encoding prephenate dehydratase, with amino-acid sequence METTHHGEDASPDNPPRQQKSGNTDEQTIALTKARLAIDEVDARIVELLKKRAEWVHEVGRIKKEKNSPIFVPERETALLNKLNRLNAGVLPEASLQAIYREIISCSFFLEGGLTIAYLGPKGTWSHQAALKQFGKSCELIPCQSFKDVFDMVDRGKAQYGVVPVENSSEGSVTAVMDLFVTSPLKICAQINLNIRNSLMADIPREHIRILYSHPQVLGQTRNWIQRHFPNAELVETSSTTKASILAKENAAMGAASLGCPLAAELFGLNILEEDVQDQSCNTTRFAVIGRQETQPSGRDRTSLLIRIQHKPGTLAEVVNCFQRHNNNLIRIESRPSKVINWEYVFYIDAAGHIQESPLRETLPELEQHCSMLKILGSYADTDVI
- a CDS encoding alpha-L-fucosidase; protein product: MNIATIAALAVTLGLPAPAQQSATKIITENGQPALALDEQFAARLRDGGMKQGSPATVPAEFSAAAPGLPLPADANHAAVRETAGERNRRMEWWRDAKFGMFIHYGLYSGLAGEWKGRPGGSEWIQKNVEVDTDTYAAEALPLFKPREGLTEEWAQLARDAGCQYVVLTSKHHEGFGLFDSALTDYDAKSAVNRDIIREYVDSCRKRGLKVGLYHSVIDWHHPSYDNTICPDLCYPAGQAAMLNRKNIPRDHAAYQKYLHAQVRELMTRYAPIDIMWWDYSQGAMEGAKGWKAPELMDMVRSINPGVIMNNRLYAYSGLNKNQAGTLDLRCGDYITPERFIPRRGYPGVDWESCMTVSDKWGYNRYDTNIKSPETIIEKLVECVTKGGNLLLNVNPMADGTIPEKVAATMRGVGRWLNINGEAVYGTRAFMQLDQPATINRQGDIFIFLIPPPDKEPAQPPSEGTMKELTAGAEHARMQPLDATGYENDGGTAVTLPAGYSKALLLGDNTALPVVNGTVLFKAHEHSKTPCSVIKLSK
- the ligA gene encoding NAD-dependent DNA ligase LigA, yielding MEEDLFSLAAGKQPSQQATNETAPRAGEARENAGTDHPGNAEDPAHRRIDYLRSELRRHNRLYYEQAEPEISDAEYDALFLELEKLEKAHPELSDPDSPTRRVGGAPLQGFNQIRHAVPMLSIDDIFEQRDAPVPDEELAEFYHKLSRALQTENVPVSVEPKIDGVALSIMYRNGKLAYAATRGDGDVGDDVTANVRTIRSVPLTLPPGAPPVLEVRGEVFMPNEAFAKLNEERDADGLPAFANPRNATAGTLKQLDPRQVAARPLAFLAHGLGAYEGPELRDAKDFWNMLRHCGIPCNEPVYYTDSLESTRQAVRDIDRLRHTLPYGTDGAVIKISSTATREALGATARAPRWAAAYKFPPEQKETTLLNIVVQVGRTGVLTPVAELQPVLLSGSTVARATLHNQDEIDRKDVRIGDTVLVEKAGEIIPAVLKVNLSKRPQDARPYSILEATKGLCPACGNPIMKEEGKVAWRCTNFTCPAQAVTGITHFCSRSALDVESIGSSVAEALRSSGLASSALDLFSLMPDQLANLNLGTPEEPRRYGEKNARKALDALQNARGLPLERWLIAFGIPLVGEVVAKALADTHPDLKHVADSPYLRDIVRLDELVEQAAKTNPNTRENKKAVKEGALSAEAVQERHQELMEEIDRLTAPYLATGYLRKNTAKFSYGSEIGVAAAKSLRSFFASAAGNHTMDVLHRLGINPQSQSYRASLLEIPAGSLSGKTFVITGTLSHPRDYFEQLIASHGGKATGAISKSTSCLLAGNGGGSKRDKALKLGVPVISEEDFYKMIGN
- the pgsA gene encoding CDP-diacylglycerol--glycerol-3-phosphate 3-phosphatidyltransferase, whose product is MLNLPNAITLTRIALVVVFTAAVSVADRYSWGYLAALVTFILAACTDWLDGYLARRLNQVTTFGKLIDPLADKIAVSAAFIYLTGEGLCPAWITILIISREFLVTGLRQIAQDHGVIIPAGTSGKWKTAFQLAFCIACLLALTWTHTPEYLPSITDRLAALCLWHGSGASNLLYQVTLWGSVILTVYSGAVYCAGARKFLQR
- a CDS encoding DEAD/DEAH box helicase, with amino-acid sequence MVSTTFRELGLSAPILRQLENLEYKTPTPIQAACIPLLLQNKDLMGLAQTGTGKTAAFALPLIQQLSERSGKPPGRRVRALILSPTRELAAQIHENIRAYARGLHLSTAVIFGGVGYASQFKELAGGLDILVATPGRLIDHLERRTVSLDGVETLILDEADHMLDMGFAPALKKIVSKIPRKRHTQMFSATMPDNIRQLAQTLLQKPETVRVSPPSSTADRVEQFLCMVGSQSEKRLLTLELLKQQELPGRTLIFTRTRHGADRLASFLSGKDYPASAIHGDKSQGRRERMLREFRSGKTPVLVATDIAARGIDVKDVRLVINYDLPEEPEVYVHRIGRTARAGAAGQAIALCSPEEIRKARNVHKLLGRLLPVHASSASVPAELRAVPEARRKRSSPMQEKRSAPRREPRKGYGRNGSRAEA